The Actinobacillus suis ATCC 33415 DNA segment AGATCAGATAAGAAGTTAGGCTCACAAGCTCGGAGTCTGTTGATAAATATAAGTTATTGTAGAGGTCGGAGAGGTTTTTCGCAATAGTTAGAAAGTGGTATCGCATTCAGATGGCTAAATTTACATACAAAGCTGACAAAAATTGATTTGGCGCAAATTAATCATTTGGAGGTATGGTAATCTTCACTCTACTCCTAAAGGAGTATTTTTTTTATTTATAAGTTGTGTGGGGTAAAAATGTCCAAATTTAAATTATCACTAGTAAGCGGAGTGGTGTGTGTTGTGTTAGGTGCTGCAGCATTGTTTGGCGTACAGTCGGCAATGAAAGCGACAAGTTCTACTGAATTTTGTGTAAGTTGTCATTCTATGAGCCATCCGCAAGCGGAATGGGAAGGTAGTGTTCATTTTTCTAACCGCAAAGGGATTCGTGCGGAATGTGCGGATTGCCACGTCCCTCAAGATGGTTTGCATTATGTAAAAGCTAAAGTTGTTGCATTAAAAGATGTGTGGCATACCTTTGTAACCAATAAATTACCGGATCAAGAAGCCTATGAAGCGAATCGTTTAGATATGGCGCAACGTGTTTGGGCAGAAATGAAAGAAACCGACTCGGCAACTTGCCGTAGCTGCCATAGCTTTGATGCGATGATCATCAGTGAACAAAAAGAAGCAGCGCAAAAAATGCATAAATTGGCACAAGAAACCAATCAAACTTGTATTGACTGCCATAAAGGTATTGCACACTTTATGCCGGAAATGCAAGTAGATAACAGTGCGGCATTAGGTGAATTAACTAAACACGCCGGACAATTTAGTGCGAGCGACAAAACATTGTATAACTTAGCGATGGCTCCGTCACAAGTCGCACAAGGCGGTGAAATTCGTTTATTACCGTTTGCAGAAGTCTCACAATGGAAAGAGTCCGGTGATAAGGTTGCTGGCACAATTAAAGGTTGGCAGCAAGTGGGGGCGGAAAGCATCATTTATATGGGGCTAGGTCAGCGTATTATGGTGGGCTTAGTGGCAGATGAAGCAAAAGACAAACTCACTGTTCATCAAACAGTTCATGACAATGTAACCAATTCAGATTGGAAAGAAGTGAGCGCTGAAGTGACATTACCAAAAACGGCGTTAACTGCCGATATTCAGGCACTTAATCGTTTCGGTGACAATTTAAATCAAACCCATTGTAGCGGTTGCCATGCGCCGATTGGTGCAGATCACTATACGGCAAATCAATGGATCGGCGTAGTAAATTCAATGAAAGACCGTACTTCAATGTCAGCAGATGATGTACGTGCGGTAACTATCTATCTACAACGTAACGCAAAAGATGTTGCGGGTAGTTCACACTAATTTTATTTAACTTACATGATACCGAGCTTGTATGCCTAAGTCTTAGATAAGGTGTGCAAGCCTGTGGCAAGCGGTCAAAATTCACAAAATTTTTGCAAAATCAGACCGCTTATCACACCGGATAGTAAAGAAATGCGCTATCCCCTCGTGTTTAGAAAGGTGTCAAATTTAACTTAACTTTCAGAGGGTTATGCATATGAAAACTCAAGAAAAAATTAATGCAAGTCGTCGTGGTTTTATTAAAAACACTTCTCTCGGCCTTGCAGGGACATCTTTGGCAGGCGGTGGTGTAAATGCCTTGATTTCAACGGAAGCGGCAGCGGCAGAAATGCAAACTGTGATGACAGCAGCACACTGGGGGGCATTAGGTGTTGTTGTTGAAAACGGTAAAGTGGTTAAATCTGGTCCTGCGATGCCTTCGTCAATCGAGAATGAACTACAAACGGTTGTACCTGATCAAGTGCACGGTGAAACTCGTGTTAAATACCCAATGGTACGTAAAGGTTACTTAGAGGGTAATAAAGATACGACTTTACGTGGTCGTGATGAATGGGTGCGTGTTTCTTGGGATAAAGCGTTTGAATTAGTTGCAAACGAAATGAAACGTGTGCGTGACGCACATGGCCCAAGTGCAATTTTCGGTGGTTCTTACGGTTGGTATAGCTCAGGTTCACTACATGCAGCCCGTACGTTATTACAGCGTTATCTAAACATTACCGGCGGTTTTGTTGGCGTGAAAGGCGACTATTCAACCGGTGCGGCACAAGTGATTATGCCACACGTATTAGGTACGATCGAAGTGTATGAACAGCAAACCAGCTGGGAAGTTGTCTTAGAAAGCACGGATGTTATTGTGTTATGGTCGGCAAACCCATTAAATACGTTACGTCTTGCTTGGACTTCAACCGATCAACAAGGTTTGGAATACTTCAAAAAATTCAAAGAAAGCGGTAAACGTATTATCTGTATTGACCCAGTAAGAAGTGAAAGTTGCGAATATTTAGGTGCAGAGTGGATTCCGGTTCATACAGGTACTGATGTGGCGTTAATGTTAGGTATGGCACATACTTTAGTAACCGAGGATAAACACGATAAAGAATTCCTCAAAAAATACACTAAAGGCTACGAACAATTTGAGAAATATTTGTTAGGTACGGAAGATAAACAACCGAAAGATGCACAATGGGCAAGTAAAATCTGTGGCGTACCGTCAGAAACCATCAAAAAACTGGCATTAGAGCTACAAAGTAAACGTACGATGTTAATGGCTGGTTGGGGTATTCAACGTCAACGCCACGGTGAGCAAGGTCACTGGATGTTAGTTACATTGGCATCAATGCTGGGTCAAATCGGTTTACCAGGTGGCGGTTTTGGTTTTAGCTACCACTATTCAAACGGTGGTGCGCCGACTGCAACCGGAGGTATTTTAGGAGCGATTTCTGCAAACCCGTCTACTGAAGCGGGCGCAAAAACTTGGTTGGATGAAACCTCTAAATTCTCTTTCCCGCTTGCTCGCATTTCCGATGCATTATTAAATCCGGGTAAAACCATTGACTATAACGGCACAAAAGTGACTTATCCGGATATTAAAGTAATTTGGTGGTCAGGCGGTAACCCATTTACCCATCACCAAGACACCAATACTTTAGTAAAAGCATGGCAAAAACCGGACAGTGTGTTTGTCACCGAATGTCACTGGACACCAACCGCACGTATGGCGGATATTGTTTTACCGGCAACCACAAGTTATGAGCGTAATGACTTAACGATGTCAGGCGATTATTCAATGATGAATATTTTCCCAATGAAACAAGTTGTTCCGCCACAATTTGAAGCGAAAAACGACTATGATATTTTTGCAGAGCTTTCAAAACGTGCAGGTAAAGAACAAGAATTTACCGAAGGTAAGTCAGAAATGGATTGGTTAAAAGGTTTCTATCAAACTGCATTTGATGCGGCACGTAAAAACCGTGTGTTAATGCCTAAATTTGAACAGTTCTGGGCGGATAACAAACCAGTTACCTTTAAAGCGACTGAAAAAGCGAAAAAATGGGTACGTTATGAAGAGTTCCGTAACGATCCATTGCTCAACCCATTAGGTACACCATCAGGCAAAATTGAAATTTTCTCTGATGTAGTGGCGAAAATGAATTACGATGACTGTAAAGGTCACCCAACTTGGATGGAACACGAAGAGTTCGCTGGTAATGCAACCGCAGAAGCGCCGCTTGCATTAGTTACCCCACACTCAAAATATCGTTTACATAGTCAATTAGCTTACAGCTCATTGCGTAAACTTTATGCAGTCAATGATCGTGAGCCGGTATTAATTAATACCGAAGATGCAGCAGCTCGTGGTATTGCAAACGGTGACATCGTGCGTATTTTCAATAAACGTGGTCAGGTGTTAGCGGGTGCAGTGGTAACAGACGGTATCATTAAAGGTGCGATCGCGTTGCATGAAGGTGCTTGGTATGATCCGATGGATCTCGGTAAATCAGAACAGCCGCTTTGTAAAAACGGTAATCCGAATGTGTTAACTCGTGATGAAGGTACTTCTAAATTAGCACAAGGTAACTCACCGAATACTGCAACGGTACAAGTAGAGAAATTTACTGGTGTTGCACCGGAAGTCACCGTATTTAAAGAACCGAAATATACACAAGCATAGTGTTATAAACAGGTAAAACAAAACGCACTAGAGTTTAAATGCTTTAGTGCGTTTTTCTATTCATGCTATAGCTATTTGAAAACAAGCGGTCATTTTCTCAAAATTTTTTGCAAAAAACTGCTTAAAATCGACCGCTTATCTAGATTATTCTCCCGAGGTTATAGAATAGCTGTTATAGTTAGCAAAATTTTTAAGGAGAAATGATGAAAAATAAATTTATCGTATTTGCGGCAATCAGTGGTTTTTTCTGTATTGCTTTTGGTGCTTTCGCTTCTCATGGACTAGCTAAAATATTAGAGGCAAAAGCGTTAGGTTGGATTGATACTGGTCTTCAATACCAAATGTTTCATACCTTAGCTTTATTGGCTTTAGGTTTGTTCCAATTGGTAAATTCCTCACAAAATCCGCCCGCTTGCAG contains these protein-coding regions:
- the torA gene encoding trimethylamine-N-oxide reductase TorA, which codes for MKTQEKINASRRGFIKNTSLGLAGTSLAGGGVNALISTEAAAAEMQTVMTAAHWGALGVVVENGKVVKSGPAMPSSIENELQTVVPDQVHGETRVKYPMVRKGYLEGNKDTTLRGRDEWVRVSWDKAFELVANEMKRVRDAHGPSAIFGGSYGWYSSGSLHAARTLLQRYLNITGGFVGVKGDYSTGAAQVIMPHVLGTIEVYEQQTSWEVVLESTDVIVLWSANPLNTLRLAWTSTDQQGLEYFKKFKESGKRIICIDPVRSESCEYLGAEWIPVHTGTDVALMLGMAHTLVTEDKHDKEFLKKYTKGYEQFEKYLLGTEDKQPKDAQWASKICGVPSETIKKLALELQSKRTMLMAGWGIQRQRHGEQGHWMLVTLASMLGQIGLPGGGFGFSYHYSNGGAPTATGGILGAISANPSTEAGAKTWLDETSKFSFPLARISDALLNPGKTIDYNGTKVTYPDIKVIWWSGGNPFTHHQDTNTLVKAWQKPDSVFVTECHWTPTARMADIVLPATTSYERNDLTMSGDYSMMNIFPMKQVVPPQFEAKNDYDIFAELSKRAGKEQEFTEGKSEMDWLKGFYQTAFDAARKNRVLMPKFEQFWADNKPVTFKATEKAKKWVRYEEFRNDPLLNPLGTPSGKIEIFSDVVAKMNYDDCKGHPTWMEHEEFAGNATAEAPLALVTPHSKYRLHSQLAYSSLRKLYAVNDREPVLINTEDAAARGIANGDIVRIFNKRGQVLAGAVVTDGIIKGAIALHEGAWYDPMDLGKSEQPLCKNGNPNVLTRDEGTSKLAQGNSPNTATVQVEKFTGVAPEVTVFKEPKYTQA
- a CDS encoding DUF423 domain-containing protein; amino-acid sequence: MKNKFIVFAAISGFFCIAFGAFASHGLAKILEAKALGWIDTGLQYQMFHTLALLALGLFQLVNSSQNPPACRAKALNIIGGSWILGILLFSGSLYALALFGQRLFVWSTPLGGVFFMIGWAALIFVSLRAKKTA
- a CDS encoding NapC/NirT family cytochrome c gives rise to the protein MSKFKLSLVSGVVCVVLGAAALFGVQSAMKATSSTEFCVSCHSMSHPQAEWEGSVHFSNRKGIRAECADCHVPQDGLHYVKAKVVALKDVWHTFVTNKLPDQEAYEANRLDMAQRVWAEMKETDSATCRSCHSFDAMIISEQKEAAQKMHKLAQETNQTCIDCHKGIAHFMPEMQVDNSAALGELTKHAGQFSASDKTLYNLAMAPSQVAQGGEIRLLPFAEVSQWKESGDKVAGTIKGWQQVGAESIIYMGLGQRIMVGLVADEAKDKLTVHQTVHDNVTNSDWKEVSAEVTLPKTALTADIQALNRFGDNLNQTHCSGCHAPIGADHYTANQWIGVVNSMKDRTSMSADDVRAVTIYLQRNAKDVAGSSH